The Arvicola amphibius chromosome 4, mArvAmp1.2, whole genome shotgun sequence genome includes the window GTACCATTTGTGAGCACACCAGCATCAGGTAATTCCAAACTGTAAACTTAAACACTAAGACATTACCTTCAGAAGCTACAGATACTGAGAAAACCTAGGCTGCTGAGCCCGAGACTCAACTTCCTCTACCAACCCCTTCATGCTGTGTAAGGCACTCTTTCTCGGGTCTCATCTTAGAGCTGAGCATTCCTAGTCTCGTCCCTACAAAGAGTTAAGGATGCTGCCTACTCTTGGCACTGCAGGAAAACTCAGCTTGCAAGCAGAGGAATTCAAACCTGAAATACACCCAGTGTGAGGCTGACCGGAAAGTTACAACTGGACTTGAATGGAAGCCGTGGTGAAAGCGATCAAAGCCTGGATTCCAGCAGATATTGGCAATGTGTTGTTAACTGAGCAGCTTTCAGTCCCACACTGAAGGCTGCAGAAGGACAAGGTCTCTAAGAAGTTAGACACAGAACTGAGACTTTTCTAATCGCTGTTGTAAACtgctatttaaaaaacaaaaacaagacaaacagaaaacaatcaaaaccaCAACAAGGTATTAAACTAGCAAGTCTTGTCATCACTGGAGCATGAGCTGCTTGAGGTTGTCGTGGAGGATTGTGTCCTTCACGTCGCGGAACACGAGGCGGATGTTCTCCGTGTTGATGGCGGTGGTGAAGTGGTGGTACAGTGGCCTCTGCTGCTGGTCCCGGCGTTTGCCCCGGAAGCATTCCACCAGAAACTTTTGGACGTCTCTTAAGCAGTGTGGGTCCCCTTCAAAGTCTAGGAAGTAGTCTTTGATGCTCACAACTTGTACTTTCTCTTCAAGCAAGTCTGTCTTGTTTAGGAAGAGAATTATAGAGACATTGCTGAAAACCCGGTTATTGACAATTGTTTCAAAGATGTTCAGAGATTCTGTAAGGCGATTGGTCAGGCGATCCTCCATAAGCACCTGGTCAAATTCACTTGAAGACACAAGGAACAGTATTGATGTCACACTGTCAAAGCATTCAAACCAACGTTTCCGTTCTGATCTCTGGCCGCCTACATCAACCATTTTGAAAGgaacatttttaatttcaaagtcaTACTCATGGATGCCTTTGGTGGGTCTCCTGGCAAGCAGAATATCTTGCTGTGATGGAATGTAatcctggaagagaaaagggtttatacTTAGGAGTTCACAAGTAGCAATAATGgatatgtaaattaaataattaaaaaaaaaagacaaggtctcactagtagcccaagctggcctctagCTTGAGATCcttcaatcctcctgtctcagcctcccaggtgctagaattacaggtgtgaggctCCACCCACCACTGGCGCACATCTCACATGTAAGTGAAACTCCCAGCTGATTTCACCCTCCTGCACTGCCACTAGTACCCACTCCTAGGTCAGGCCAGAATAATTTCATTGCCCACGCATCTCCATGCTGTTCCTTGCCCCTCTAAAAACAGGAGGATCTGAGAATGTAATTCATGAGGCTCACTTTCCATGCTTGGTTCTGACCTACGCTCTAATTTGTCACAAAGCTTCTTCATTGTACACACCTTCTTCATGACGGTGAATAAGCCCCATGCTGTCATACATGTGAAAAACCTTTAACCTAGCACAAGTGACTAACAGTGTGCATTCTGGACCATAGGCTAGTCTGTTTCCAGGCAACGGTTCAAGCAGCTCTTActcacttgatgtgggattcccctctgtatgccatgaatgttttattaccactggttactaaagaagctgcttcagtctATAGCAGGGAAGACTATAACTAGGGTAGAAAAGACatagagagagtgggcagagtcaaggagaggcCATGCAGCTGCCGAAGGAAACAGATGCcttggaaccttactggtaaaccatgagcctggtggtaaaatacaaaataataggaatgggttaatttaaaatataagagttagctagaaatatgacttagctattggccaaacagtgttgtaattaaaatagtttctgtgttattatttgggtctgggcatctcCGCTGACAGTCACTGATGAAGAAAGCCCTCTGCTGAGGACCAGGACATTCACACTGGGCACACTTGTCCCGGAGGAGCACCGCTGTCTCTGCAGGTGGCTACTGCTACGATGACTAGGCTGGCATGTATTtgtgatgatcctcctgcctctgcctcctcagtggtAGGATCATACatttatgcacatgtgagtgtgtgagtatgtgcctGCACAGGCGTGTGTGCACGCTCTCATGTTTAAGACAGAGTATTGCTATGctgtcctggctgacctggaatttgttGACAACTCTTCTGCCTTAGTTTACAAGTTCTAAGACTGCAGATCCTACCACCATGTTGGGCTTTCCAGACCTTGTGAGCACGGAAACAAGCTCTTGAACAAAGGCAGCCGCTAGCTGCAGGAGAGAGTAACTGcaccccagtggcacacttccttacATGCCCTGACTGGTTCTTCTTTCTCAGGCTAGTACTTTTCCACAAGTCCCATGGCTCTTTGGCAAAACTCAAAGAGGAGCAGTTTTAATACTTAGCTTCatggttaaaatattttaaaagtcaaggtAGGATGGAAAACTGACTTTACAAAGCTGTCTGCATTTTATGTCTTTCCCAGGGCTCAACACATAGTAGGGTCTCTGTAGCTTTAACAGGAGAGAAGCAAATGGGATTCTGTGACTTGTCCTAAGTTCACAGAATGGGTGAGAAACACAGCACGGCCAGCTtcactctcctccccttcccaatAATCCGCTGACTACACAGCTCTCCTCTGCGCTCTCTGGGCTTCAGAACTCTTCTCAGTTCAGCAGTTTAAGCATCTACTATAAATGGCTGGGACTGGCTAGACTACTTATTTACAAGCTATTTGTTGATTGTGTACTTTGAGCCAGGCACTGTCACTAGGCACCAGGGACTTAACTCTGACTATCAAGATGGAAGTCGGGTCCTCATGGAAGAATGGGTAAAAGACAAAGTAACTATCAACTGTGATACATGCAACAAAGAAACAAGGGCTAATTAATACAGACAGGAAAAGGAGGACAGCTGCTGAAGCGAAGCCTGCTGTGCTAGCACTGAGGTGAAGCtcaggaggagttcaaggtccttGACTTtgactacacagtaagttcagttctagcctgagctacaagagaccttgcctcaaattACCATCCCAGCAACAACGAAAAGATGTATATGAATGGTGTGCTTAGAGAAAAACCtaactgaaaacagaaaagcagatcAAATTAGCTCTGTTTAAACTGTAAGAAAGCACTCTTTAAAAGAACATCATTAGCCAGGCAtgacagtgcatgcctttaattccagtggaaggcagacacaggcagatctcagtgagttcaaggctagcctggtctataaaacagGTTCCAGGGCTATGTAATGAGAGCTGGTCTTGAAGAGGACATGGGTTTAGTTCCCGGGATCCACATGGCAgaggtaactccagttccaagaaaaCCACCATCTTTGTCTGGGCTCCTGGGGCACCAGGTAAAAATagtggtacacatatacacatacagacaaccacttatacacaaaaaataaaaataaatacattttagaaaatgtttaggGCATAGGAGGTAAACTCATTCAGTGAAGTGTATGCATGCAGCATAggcctgaggtcctgagtttggatccccagcacccacatcaaaatGGTGGGTGTTAGCAGAGCCCCACTTATaccccagagctggagaggtagGGACAGGAGGGTACCAGggagagcccttgtctcaaacaaccagAAGACGTACAATCCCAAACGCAGGCACCTCTACtggcgtgtgcacatgtgcatcaGTACCCCCACCTACACATTATCCCTAGCGCTTCCCTCCACTTACAGGCATTGTGTGCACAAAGTAAGTTAGAAAGAACCCAAGTCCTGGGAGATTCTTATATCTATGTGGGaaagcaagtaaaaaaaatacTCCTTTAAAGGCAAACAAATACAATTAaaacttagttttgttttttaaaacaggttggccttaaacttatgATCTTCTGTCTCAGCCCCctgaattacagatgtgtgccatcacatcaCACCCAGCAGGCAAATTCAATAGGAAAAACATAAGGGAAATGTGAAAATGAACCTGCTGGGGAAAAAAGTACAGGTCCTGGTGCCCCAAGTACATGGCAGGCGACTCTCCTACCCGCAGCAGACTAGTTCTGGGTTTTTCATCAGCACGCTAATACTGAGGCCTCAGCGCCCAGAAGCTCTCACAACAGAAATCTaagaggaggcaaaggcagctgcACTAGATTCTGTGACTAACAAATTACCTCTCGGGCAACAGCTCTAAGCAGTGAAAACCTTACTTCCAACGACTCTTGGGTATTCGCCAAGGAAAGAGCAGACAGTGGAGCTCCTGCCTGCCATGGGTACAGGAAAGCCACGAGCAGGCCTCAGCCCAGCTGAGTCAGACTCTGGAGTAAACACTGGGAAGATAACAAGCTCCTTCCAAGGGTGACTCTCTTCCCTCAGTTTCTTCAGCAGACCTTGAGGAAAGAGCCCTATTTCCCTGACTCCAATACAAAGGAGTCCTGCTCTATTTCTGAtacagaaaccccaacaataTTGGAAAATAACAGACGATGTGCAATCTCATTTTCAAACACAAATTTCTTTCATGTTGAAACAATGAGGAAAACTGTCAGTGTTTGTAGCTACGAAGCTTCTTAAAGAGGATGAATCTGCCCACTGCcaccagaagaaaaggaaaaggcaggctGCTTAGCATTTTCTCTAACTTTCCTAACAAGCTGCccccaaattaaaagaaaaagctacCCTGATAACTGCTCCAAATACCAATGACCAGAACCACTGTTCTGAAACTTACTGGTGCTCCAAGTTTATCCAAGTTATCCAGGAAATACTTCACAGACTCACcctgaaaacaagaagaaaacaaaaacaaagttacaAGGGCTTAGATGCTACAGTTTATGCTGTGCTCTGGGGCCCTACACTTGGTCCAAACATACTTTGCTCAGTCACATTCAGGAAAGCTGAAGCAGGACTACCACATGTAAGGCCAGGTCAGGATATATAGGGagacttttgtctcaaaaaaaaaaaaaaaaaagaaaaagaaaagaaaaaagaaaaggaaaaaaagaaaaaagaagaaagcaaacaggaaacaaagaaactACTTTGACAAATACTAACTTTAAAGCACTTCTAGGGCTGAAGGTATAACTGAATCGTGCTTGTGTGgcttgcacaaggccctgggtcgGTCCTCAGTACTACACTGAACAAATACACAAACAGCCAAAACAGGCACCTACATTTGTTATGGCTTAATGGATGACAGCAAGACATTTGCTCCTGTACTTGACCTGTGACAATAGGTTAGCTTGACcgaaataaaggaaaacaatgtcTGCATTACAAAAATTTGTCACTGCAAAAGTTTCCAGGTCACTGTAGAGATTTTTGTTATGACACCAAATTTGGTAGGCCTAGTTTCCTGAAGGCTGGGTCCCTGTGGGCCTAGAAAAGTGTTTCCTTCTCAGGTCCCCTACACTGAAGGCTCTGTCGGCCCTGCACTCTGAATGGGTTGTCATCTGGCCACAGGTTGGTAGCACCTGACACTGGACAATGGGAACACAGCAGATCACTAAGTTATACAAAGCTTTCAAACACTGGTACGTTTTATTATACAGTATTTAAAAACCATATTTGCCAACAAGTATGCCCATCTTATCACAAGTCTGTGGAAGGCTGTCACACTCCCACTGTCGGGCAGATTTGGGGTTTCCTATATTCGAACACTAGCTGGAAGCTCAAGCTTTATACTTCTAGCAACAAAATCCTCAGTTACTTTCCTTGAGATAGCAGGGTGGCCAAGTGTCCAAATGCCAGCCATTCCTTTAGGCAAAAGCAGCCTGGCCTGAAAAATGATGGCTGGAACAGCTCAAAATAAGCCTAGTCACCCTTCAGTTTCTGAGACACTCGTCCAGTTTCTGTTTCAATACAGTCATCACAAAGACACTCGAGGTGAAGACCGAATGTAAGTAACCATTTTACTGTTCAATCTAGGGCAATCTTCATCCAGGGAAACCGGCTGTGGTTTGGGGCTGTGtgtcacacccacacacacttctGGCCACAAAAACAGGCTGCTGAAGAACACAGCAGTATGGACTGAGGCTCCCATACTCATCTGCTGCTCTTTACCTGaggcacagatggttgtgagctgccagaagggggtccactggaagagcagccagtgttgagccatctcctcagccccaaggTTTCCCTTTTCAAACTGGGTAGCATCCATTCCCTCAAGCAACCTGTGTTGTTTGTAAATTCAGAACCCCTCCACTCCCCAAAACACACAGTGAAACAACTAAGCATCACGGAAGGTGGAGCAGTTGAAGTGCTTGAATTATCTGCTTTAAGACACAATCCTCCAGAAGGTACCTTTCAGTTTTAAAGAGAGTTCTACAGCTGAACTGAACACAAATGGGGAACTGAGCATAAATACAGATGTGTCATTTGTAactgtcatttctgtttctcctctctatTTCTAAATGGGAACACATAGCTGCTTGTATTCAAGGAGCTGGTAAGGGTAAAATGAAGTTGCTATAATTGGCACTTACTTCAGAGTAAAGAAGGAGGATTGTGCCACTGGCTCCTGACCTGTAGGACCTAAGCACACCCACACACGTAATATACAATACACatgtacataggcacacacacacaacacatgaacacatacacgtatatatacatgcatgcactaaACGTGATTGtatctgcacatgtgtgtacaggtgtttatgcctgtgcacacctgcacacaagtcagaagagggtgctggtgTCCTCTATCACTCTGTCTAGTCCTTTTTGAgtagggtctctccctgaacccgaGGCTTGCCTTTTCTAAgctaggctggaagccagcaagctccggagatcctcctgtctgcccagcatgggtgctgctGCATACTGGTCCTCAGGACTGTGCAGCGAGAAcactgaactgctgagccatcatctctctagccctgactactagctcttttcttttcttttcttttagttttttttcaagatagggtttctctctgtagccttggctgttctgtagaccaagatggtctcaaactcatagagatccacctgcctctacctccggaatgctgagattaaaggcatgtgccaccatgcctcgtGGCAGATAGTAGTACTTCTAAGTACTATCTTTTGAACAaatagttttccttccttccttccctccctccctccctcttcttcttgaggcagggtttctcactttttaacaaatatttttaatactcgccccctccctctttctttcttttgaggcagagttccagtgaataaccagaactggctttgaacttacagcaGGACTTCATGGCCTCCTAGGTGCTGACATTAAAGGAATGAGCTACTGTGTGGAAGTTTCAATACCAACTTTGAGTACACAGCGTTCGGTACCTTTCCAATTATAACCACAGTGATCCTCTGGACAGAGTTAAACATTTTTAACTGCTAAGCTCTCCTGGTTCCTCCTTCTCATACAGGTGAAACACTGAGTTCATCCTTCAATAGAAAATCTAGACAAAGATAAAAGAAGCCAACTGGTGGTGGCATAGCCTGggatcctggcacttgggaaatggaggtgCAGCCTGAGGACCAGTTCAAGGTCTGTCTGGATTATGTGAGCCTTGCctcaaagaacaacaataaaagaaaagaaacccatgtACAAGTAAACAGTAAAAATTCAACTACATAAAAAGCATTAGGACTAGTAATCTTACAAAGGTAAGAAATATGAAAGTCAGAATGCCCTCATCACGAGTACATGAGTACTATCTAAAGcagcatccttccttcccttacaAGTAAATACTTACACCACCCTATTGTTCGAGGTTTACAGAAAACAGTACACATCCCAGCggcaatacaaacacacacaaaactcttAGAAAATCAGGAACACTATGCCCCATAAAATCTCTAATGGCCTTTGGTCTGCCCTAAGAACTTACTCAGCATGAACAAAAGATGCACACCAAAGAATATTTTAGCTGGGAGTGATAGCCCACACCAGAGATCAGGAGTTCACAATAGCAACAGCTTTAGAGCCAGTTTGATGCAAACCCGGaatacctgagaccctgtctcaaacaccactccaaaaggaataaataaataaaatgttattgatTCAGTGCCAATTCCAACAATAAAATTTGGAACATTATTTTTCCACACCAAATTAGGAAAGAAATGTAATGAATCTAGGTATACTTAAACCTAAAATATTGTGTTATCAAATATAATTATTTGAGATCACCGCCACGTATGAAATACTTGTGCTAGTAAATGCTAAACTGAAGTAGTAGATCATAAAGTCTGACCTGCAAGGCGTTCTTTAACTTTTGTTCTTGCAAATGTGGCACAATACTCACATTGTGGCGAAGTCCAACCCGTGTTTATGTCAGGTCTTTAGTCCTTTATCATACATGGCTAAACTATACAAACCTGTCCCCATTGTTTGTATGTACTTGGACTTACCTTGCTATTATTAGAAAGATCTTAATTCTATAGCAGCACATGTTGATTCAAAGAGCTGTGAGACTTAGCTCAGCTGTGTATTAACTCTTTAAAATATGGGTAAAGGTAACTGCAGCATTGTAGGTAAATATAGCCTATAATCTAGAAAGGCTGAAGCTGGGGGATTGCCATGAGCTCACGGCCAGTTTTCCTTACAGGGTAAATTCCAAGTAAGCTTGGGATATCCAGTAAGACCCAGAGCAAGAAGAGAGAataggaggaaaaaggagaaaaaaaggaggagggtggaggaaagaagaagaaatcatggCAATTTTAGAACTACAAATACTTTAAACAGTTtagagtgcatactgctcttcTCGAGGCCCtatatttggttcccagcagtcaACAGCCACTTACCTGTACTCACAATCACATGtgactctagcttcaggggactgaacaccctcttctagcctctgtgggcacctgcacttgttgcacatacacacacacacatacataattaaaaataaatcttaaaaaagatttactacagtgtttgtctgcatgtatgctagTGCACCATGTGCCTGCGGTACCCACAGAAACCAGacatgtcagatgccctggaactggaattctaCATAATTGTAAGCTATCATGTGAGTGCGGGAAACTGACCACATGggtgtcctctgcaggagcaccAGGACTCTTAACCTAGGAGACATCTGTCTAGCCCCAGTAAGGCACATCCTAAAACCAAAGCTACTACACACTTTCCACCACCGTTGTGCCTGTCTCTCAGTGCTCGGACTTCAACAGAATGCTTCCCATACCTGACTGAAGGGATTCATCTGAAATCTTGTGGGCTCAGATTAGTTCGTAATTCTATTAGAAATTCAAAATTTCATGAAAACCAAGTAAGTGGTAATGATCACAGAAAAGGCATGTAATACCGACAAACAGGTCAGTCGAGGACAtatagtgacaccctgtctcagaacaaaggaaaaagtaaaaagtcATCAATTGCTATCAAATATTGGCTTCTACAGACACTAAATGAGAGTCCTTTGTGCATTCGggactttgaaattaaaataatttatactcCCCACATTTAAGCGTATGATGGACTTCAACTATTCCCGTCTTGCCTTCTTTCCCATCTCAGCCGTATCTACTCAAGGACATAATGCATTCTATGTTATTCCCATGGAAAACACATCTTGGCTAAAACGGTCTCCAATCAAAAAAgttatgttggggctggagaggtggggcaatCTGGTCTCCCCCCGACTCTTTCTTAACAAGGCCATGCctatgctgaccttgaactcaagatacTCCTGTTGACACCTCCTGAGTTCTAAAAACCAGTAGCTTTTAAACGTATTGAAGGAGTAAAACCATGGAGAAAGCTCTTCTTACAAtctcaaaagcaaataaacaagcaaacaaacaaaactaaaaagcaCAAACTGTTTATAATCTACAGTGTACCCCTGAAAGCCATGAGCACACAGCAGGGTTTCTGTTCTGGGGGCCCAGGCTTCTGATGGTCCCTGTTGTTTGTGTCCAATGCTGGCTGCCTGGCATCTGACAACTTCACCTTCAAGAAGGAAGGGCTGGGAGAAGGCTCCCTAACTAACTTTTCCTTAACAATTTCAGTAGTCATGTCAAGTAAACTAGAAGTAGTTTACTAGTGCTGGTgtcaagaaaaagaagggaactgGAGTTCTTTCTTTAACCCTGAGTAAGTGATTTGGCCAAGTTTCCAAACTTTCCTAGGTCCCTATTTCCCCAATAGTGGACAGAATTCAGTGGCTCAATAATCAATTCTTCACTGTACAAAGTACACTGACTTAAAGTTAGATTCTCATGTTggaccatggtggcacacacctttaatcccagtacttgggaggcaaaagctggaggatctctgtgagttcaaggctagcttggtctacagatcaagtcccaggacagccagggctacaagaagaaaccctgtctcgaaaaacaaaatgaaacaacaaacaaacaaacaaacaaaaaggagtaataaacaaagaaacagaaacagggagatatctataagttcaagaccagcctgatctacgcgCAGAGTACCAGGCTAGTCACAGAAAGAATGAGaccagtctcaaaacaaagttGGATTCTCTTTTCAGTATAGGTCATGTTATTAACCTGAATTTCGCTTCTGTTGTCTCATTATCCAAGTCATGCAGCTCTCTCTACAAATACAATAGAGGACTTCATGGGGGTACATAAGGAACACTATAAAGTTAAGACTTGTTGATCTTAACCTGAAGTTGAGTTAACTTTTCTTGGTCCAGTCTCTACTAccgaaagaaatttaaaatcaaatttcacATAAAAATCCATTTCCTGGTTCAGACTTAAACCTCACAGTGTCACTTCTAATTCTTTTTCCTCTGCAAAGCAGTGAGATAACTTTTTGGCTATGGATCTTTAGGATCCATATAAACATGTAAACAACGGCACTGTAGCCTGCAGACCTGATTCTAGCCTCAAACATCCTGTGGGCAAAGTCAATGTACATCAGTGAGCTTTAGTTACATTTTGGAGTCTCAAACCTGGAGAGACTCTACAAACCTTCAAGTTGTAGCT containing:
- the Gna13 gene encoding guanine nucleotide-binding protein subunit alpha-13, translated to MADFLPSRSVLSVCFPGCVLTNGEAEQQRKSKEIDKCLSREKTYVKRLVKILLLGAGESGKSTFLKQMRIIHGQDFDQRAREEFRPTIYSNVIKGMRVLVDAREKLHIPWGDNKNQLHGDKLMAFDTRAPLAAQGMVETRVFLQYLPAIKALWEDSGIQNAYDRRREFQLGESVKYFLDNLDKLGAPDYIPSQQDILLARRPTKGIHEYDFEIKNVPFKMVDVGGQRSERKRWFECFDSVTSILFLVSSSEFDQVLMEDRLTNRLTESLNIFETIVNNRVFSNVSIILFLNKTDLLEEKVQVVSIKDYFLDFEGDPHCLRDVQKFLVECFRGKRRDQQQRPLYHHFTTAINTENIRLVFRDVKDTILHDNLKQLMLQ